The genomic stretch ATAAACCTCTCTGCTGTTATTAACTACAGAGTGATTAGATTATAGAAAACATACAGTAGATGAAAGTAAACACATAGTGAGAACATTATAAAGAACTATCTGTGGTAACCAGTCAGAAAAAAGTGATCTTAAAGTCTAATAATTGAAGCCCATGTCTCACCACATCTTCCTGCTTCACCATATCACAGGCATGACCCAGAATCTGTGGCTGTAAATGAATTCCAGAAAAAGTTCAAATTAAATCTGATGAAGAAGTTTCAGTGTTTGAATGGAGTGATAATAAACCCGGGAACCCAAACCCTCctgaatgagatctacacagagctctacatcacagagggagacagtggagaagtcaataatgaacatgaggtgaggcAGATCGAGGCAGCATCCAGGAGAACAACAACAGAGGAAACACCAATCAAATGCAACGACATCTTTAAGCCTTTATCTGAACAAGATGAACCCATCAGAACTGTTCTGACAAAGGGAGTCGCTGGCAtcggaaaaacagtctctgtgcagaagttcattctggactggGCTGAAGGGGAAGAAAATCAGGACATCCACCTcatatttccacttcctttcagAGAGCTGAATTTAATGAAGGACCAGAAACTGAGTCTGATGGAGCTCCTTCAGTTCTGTTTTAAGGAcagaaaagaagcagaaatgtccagtttggaaaaggttctgttcatttttgacgGATTGGATGAGTGTCGTTTTCCTCTAGATttccagaacacagtgagagtgtgtgatgtaactgaATCAGCATCAGTGCCGGTGCTGCTGATAAACCTGATTAAagggaatctgcttccctctgctctcatcTGGATCACCTCCCGACCAGCAGCAGCTGATCAAATCCCCTCTGAGTGTGTGCATCGAGTCACAGAGGTACGAGGGTTCAATGACCCACAGAAGgaggagtacttcaggaagaggatcagtgaccagagcctggccaataacatcatcacacacctgaagtcattaagaagcctctacatcatgtgccacatcccagtcttctgctggatttcagccactgttctagagagaatgttgggtgaagcagagagtggagagatccccaagactctgactcaaatgtacacacacttcctcatcattcagacaaacatcataagagaaaaatacacaaagaagctggagagtgatgaagaaatGCTTCTTAAACTGGGACAACTGGCTTTTCAGCAGCTGAAGAACGGgaacctgatcttctatgaggaagacctgagagagtgtggcattgatgtGACAGAAGCCGCAgtgtactcaggtgtgtgtacacagatcttcagagaggagtttggACTTCACCAGAGTAAAGTGTACTGCTTTGTTCATCTGAGTATTCAGGAGCACCTTGCAGCTTTGTATGTGTTCCTGACCttcatgaagaagaagagaaatgttCTTGGTCAGTATAAAGGCTTTAAATCGCTGAttagattaaataaaatctcaGATGTACATACAAGTGCTATCGATCAGGCTTTAG from Hemibagrus wyckioides isolate EC202008001 linkage group LG19, SWU_Hwy_1.0, whole genome shotgun sequence encodes the following:
- the LOC131370006 gene encoding NLR family CARD domain-containing protein 3-like isoform X6, with translation MKYKLLPHSSRVSSVCLCGVSHVLPLSIVLQKAGDRREMITTDTGHDPESVAVNEFQKKFKLNLMKKFQCLNGVIINPGTQTLLNEIYTELYITEGDSGEVNNEHEVRQIEAASRRTTTEETPIKCNDIFKPLSEQDEPIRTVLTKGVAGIGKTVSVQKFILDWAEGEENQDIHLIFPLPFRELNLMKDQKLSLMELLQFCFKDRKEAEMSSLEKVLFIFDGLDECRFPLDFQNTVRVCDVTESASVPVLLINLIKGNLLPSALIWITSRPAAADQIPSECVHRVTEVRGFNDPQKEEYFRKRISDQSLANNIITHLKSLRSLYIMCHIPVFCWISATVLERMLGEAESGEIPKTLTQMYTHFLIIQTNIIREKYTKKLESDEEMLLKLGQLAFQQLKNGNLIFYEEDLRECGIDVTEAAVYSGVCTQIFREEFGLHQSKVYCFVHLSIQEHLAALYVFLTFMKKKRNVLGQYKGFKSLIRLNKISDVHTSAIDQALESQTGHLDLFLRFLLGLSLESNQKLLHALVTQTGSSSQSIEETVQYIKKKISEDLPTEKSINLFHCLNELGDNSLVEEIQHYLKSGKQSELSSSQWSALVFVLLTSAQELEEFDLSKYFSTDKITETVVLKMMPVITASRKAIIRCDSLGEKSWSALDSALRSETSSLRELHLTVKTLDLSWNNLGDSGVKSLSAGLENPHCKVETLRLYKCGISDEGCAALTSALRSNPSHLRNLNLSENKLSDSGVKSLSAVLENPHCKLEILGLCECGISDEGCAALTSALRSNPSHLSVLNLSDNNLGDSGVKSLSAVLENPYCKLEKLWLYKCGISDEGCAALRSNPSHLRELNLSWNNLSDSGKKLLSALKDDEHYKLQTLM